TGGGATATGAGTACTTCATGAATTTGATCCAGTCCCACTGTCTTACCAAAGTCTATGATGCTGGTCTGGGTGCTCTCACACACCTTAGCGGTCCGCTGATTATTGGTGATGTTGGCCTTGTTCTGCATACTGCAGCTCTCTGGAATACACAGTACAAATACTAGGTACCACATAAATATGTTCTGCATACTGCAGCTCTCTGGAATACACAGTACAAATATTTGGTACCACGTAAATACAAACCTTATCTAAAAGCacatgtggatgtgtgtggatGGGTTGATGGGTGAGTGTATCTAATAAACAACTGAAGTATATTAGTgagttgtttatttatttaagtattaTAATGAGTTATTATTTTGCAATACTTGATCCTGCATATCACGCAGatctctctataatttacagatagagcaggtctagacggctctataatttacagatagagcaggtctagacggctctataatttacagatagagcaggtctagacggctctataatttacaggtagagcaggtctagacggctgtataatttacagatagagcagatctagaccgctctataatttacagatagagccggtctagacggctctataatttacagatagagcaggtctagacggctctataatttacagatagagcaggtctagcccgctctataatttacagatagagcaggtctagaccgctctataatttacagatagagtaggtctagacggctctataatatacagatagagcaggtctagaccactctataatttacagatagagcgggtctagaccactctataatatacagatagagcaggtctagaccactctataatttacagatagagcgggtctagaccgctctataatttacagatagagcaggtctccCATCACCCGGGTTACCTTCTGCACATCTGCACGCATCACTTCCACAGACCCGCAGCAGCTTCCCCTCGGTCCTCTCCGGGTGGTAGAACCGGACACATCGTTTCTCTGAGCAGGAACACAGAACAGGAACACTCACGTTCTCCAAACTGTAATAATTATCCTCTGTTACCGACGCTGAAGTCTACGTGGAGGCAACACAAGCTGGAATAATATCTGGAATAATATCTGTAACAATATCTGTAACAATATCTGTCATAATATCTGTAATATTATCTGGAataatatttgtaataatatCTGTAATAATATCTGTAATAATATCTGTAATAATATCTGGAATAATATCTGTAACAATATCTGGAATAATATCTGTAATATTATCTGGAATGATATCTGGAATAATATCTGTAATAATATCTGGAATAATATCTGGAATAATATCTGTAATAATATCTGTAATAATATCTGCAATAATATCTGGAATAATATATGTAACAATATCTGGAATAATATCTGTAATATTATCTGGAATGATATCTGTAACAATATCTGGAATAATATCTGTAATAATATCTGGAACAATATCTGGAACAATATCTGGAGTACTATCTGGAGTACTATCTGTAATAATATCTGTAATAATATCTGTAATAATATCTGTAATAATATCTGGGAAATCTTCAGTTATTGCTGTAGATATTACAGTAACACTACTGCATTGGactttacagtagaatgctgtaaagtccATTACAACcttgttgccatgacaacatcaTAGTAGTCTACTGTAAGTACTACAGTAGAAGTCACAGTAttctaagtattactgtagaaatcacagtagtcaaagtattacagtagaaaaatacatattacaatatatacactatagtactgtaagtagtacagtaaactactttatttttttaatttttattttatgttgtgtgtaattgttgtgtattttacagtgaatacataaaatactgtaaatggaagtactgTCCttcactgtaaaaagaattcacagtaacttaaCAATAAttacagtaagttactgtaaatctgtgttttcatttacatCTTAAAGgaagtgttgttgttggtttttctgctttatttgcTTCAAATGGTTGTGTATTTTCcattgaatacataaaatactgtaaatggcagCGTTACAGTAAGTTACTGTTTATCTGAGACTCACGGTCGTAGTATTCATAGAGGGACACAGCAGCCGGCTGGGTGAAGTCCACGTTCAGCTCCTGATGGATCCGGAACGAGATCTCCTCGGGCCGGATGTTAGAGACCTGGAACACCGGGGACAGATAGATAATTCAAGTTTTATTTCTATATCGGGGAGATAATGAAAGGAGCAAAGGAGGTCCAGGGTCCAGGGTCAGAACCAAAGCAGGTCCAGGGTCCAGAGTCAGGACAAGAGTGGGTCCagggaccaggaccaggaccaaaGCAGGTCCAGGGCCAGGACAAGAGCAGATCCAGGGGCAGGACCAAAGCAGGTCCAGGTTCCAGGGTCAGGACAAGAGCGGTTCCAGGGACCAGGGCCAGGACCaaagcaggtccagggtcaggacaAGAGTGGGTCCAGGGATCAGGGCCAGGACCAAAGCAGGTCCAGGGTCCAGGGTCAGAACAGaagcaggtccagggtcaggaccaaAGCAGTTCCAGGGTCAGGACCAGAGcaggttttatttaaatggacTAATTTTAATGATAATAACGATATATAATAAGTGTCTGACCTTGTCCAGGTAGATGATGAGGGAGCCTCTCTCTGATAGGGCGGTGTTCATCTCATATCTGGCAATGTAACGCGCTCGTCCTTTagacagctacacacacacacacacacaaacacacaaacacacaaacacacacacacacacacacacacaaacacacaaacacacaaacacacacacacacacacacacacacacacacacagacacacacccacagacacacacacacacacacacagacacacacacacagacacacagacacacacacacacacacacacacacacaaacacacaaacacacaaacacacacacacacacacacacaaacacagacacacacacacacacacacacacacacacacacacacacacagacacacagacacacagacacacacacacacacagacggagacacgcacacacacacacacaagttcaggTAGGCGGTGTTCACAGTGGAGCTGGTGGGTGTTAGTATGCAGGATGGGTATTAGTGTAGGTGATGTGTATTAGTATGTGTGATGGGTATTAGTGTAGGTGATGTGTATTAGTATGTGTGATGGGTATTAGTGTAGGTGATGTGTATTAGtatgcaattcaattcaattctattttattcatagcatcaattcataacaggagttatctggagaccctttacaggtagaggaggtctagaccagatagagcaggtctagaccagatagagcaggtctagaccacactccagagtttacaaggacccaacagttctagtagtttcctccagagcagcaacagtgtgacagtggcgaggaaaaacttccttttaggcagaaacctcggtcagacccggacccagacctagacccagacccaggcccagacccaggcccagacccagacccaggctcttggtaggcggtgtctgacgggccggttggtgttggaatgaagagtggaaataacaaaaagtagaaaaaatagtagtttgtagcagttctttgtatgCCTGATGGGTATTATTGTAAGTGATGTGTATTAGTATGCAGGATGTGTACTTGTCAGCAGGTTGTGTACTTGTATGCTCTTACTAAGTCCAGGTCAGTGGTGTTCATGGTGAAGCCGGTGGGTATTAGTATGCGTGATGTGTACTTGTATGCAGGATGTGTACTTGTATGCTCTTACTATGGTCAGGTCGGCGGTGTTGACGGTGAAGCCGGTGGGTATTAGTATGCAGGATGTGTACTTATATGCAGGATGTGTGCTTGTATGCAGGATGT
This sequence is a window from Etheostoma cragini isolate CJK2018 unplaced genomic scaffold, CSU_Ecrag_1.0 ScbMSFa_437, whole genome shotgun sequence. Protein-coding genes within it:
- the LOC117941115 gene encoding complement C3-like translates to MNTALSERGSLIIYLDKVSNIRPEEISFRIHQELNVDFTQPAAVSLYEYYDQKRCVRFYHPERTEGKLLRVCGSDACRCAEESCSMQNKANITNNQRTAKVCESTQTSIIDFAYKVRLESFTEDSSIDVYEGKVIEVIKEGIY